In the genome of uncultured Sphaerochaeta sp., the window TGGCCTCTGAATCGCACTTTCCTGCAGATTTTTGGGCCTCTATGCAACCCGTATGCACACCGGTATCGGTGCTCGGATTCCCTGGGGCTGCCTTGTTTCCTTGTTTTTCAAGAAAATACGGCCAAGCAGGATGTATTTCCTGAAAGGCATCCTGCATACATACCCATCCGGAATGCAAAACTGCATAGCTTTGCGACTTGCGCCGTCTTGAGGGATATACTACCATGTGACCACTATGGCTGACTATGATTTGTCTCCCAAGATGAAACGTTTGGTCACCCTGATAAACAAGATCGCCATTACCGATCCTGAAGGGCTGACTCCCAAACGCATCGAGGAGCTGAACGATATATCGATTCCCAACAACCTGCTCATCCGCAAACTTCTTGGCAAGAGTGCGCGGAACATCGTGACCAAAACCTTCATCATCCCGGTGACCGACGGGATGGTCAGCGGATACTACTTCGAGAAGCAGGGTTCCCGGGGTATCAGCGACCTCACCCCCCTGATCATCTTCTACCACGGGGGTGGCTGGGTCTGGGGCAACATGGACCTGTACAACTTCCTGTGCGCCCACCTTGCTGACATCACCGGGGCATCGGTGCTCTCGGTCGACTATCGCCTTGCTCCCAAGTACAAGTTCCCCACCGCGGTGGAGGACTGCTATGACACGCTCGTCTGGGCTGCTGCGGGTTGCCGATACTGGAAGACCGACCCCGATCGCATCTATCTGGTCGGGGACAGTGCCGGCGGCAATCTTGCTGCCGTGGTCAGCCGCCTTGCCCGCGACCGCAAGGGTCCGTCCATAGCGGGACAGGTGTTGCTCTATCCGGTCACCGACGGCAGGATGCGCACCACCAGCTATGAGAAGTACAAGGACTCTCCCACCCTGACCGACAAGCAGATGGCCTTCTTCATCAACAACTACCAGCGCGAACCGAAGGACATCCTCAGTCCCAGCTTCAGTCCGCTTTTGGGCAAGGACCACAGCCGTCTTCCCCAGACCCTGATCATCGGGGCCGAGTTTGATCCCCTGCACGACGACGGCATGCTCTATGCCGACGCGCTCGCATCAGCCGACACCCCGGTCAAGTATCTGGAAGTCAAGAAGACCGTACACGGGTTCATCAACTATCCCAAGGCCACCGGAACCGAAGAGACCGAGAGTGCCATCATCCAGTTCATCGGGGGAAGACCGGTGGAGCAGGTGGCCCTCATCAGCCGCAAGGAGTGGAAAAAAGCTGAGCAACGCGAGCTGAGAAACATCAGGAAGCAAAGCAAGCATTTTGTGGATGCACAGCTGGGTTAGATTAACGTTAATCCAATTTTTATGGATTAATCATGGGTTAATCATGGGGTTTTCCTTGTTAAAGCACATATGCGTGTTAACCTTAACCCATGAGCATCCTCCTCAAAGATATTGCCCAGGTTACAGGTTTCTCCATCAACACGGTCTCCCGCGCCATGCGCTCAGACCCGAAAATCTCTACAGAAACCACCCGCCTCATCAAGGAAAAAGCTCACGAAATGGGGTATATCCCCAACTCGGTGGCTGCAAGCATGCGCTCCAACCACTCCAAGATGGTGGGCATCATCAGTGCCGATTCAGCCAACCCCTTCTTCAGTGAAGTGGTGCGCGGCATCGAGGAAGCTGCCACCAAAGCCGATTACCACATCCTTCTGGCCAGTACCGAGGAATCGGTGAAAAAGGAAGCCGATCTGGTGAAGATGTTCCTCTGCCGCAAAGTGGACGGCATCATTGCGATGCCGGTCTTCGACAACAGCAGTGCACATCTTGACCTGTATCGTAATCTGAAAGTCCCTTTCATATTTCCCGGGAGACGCCTCGAGGGTCTTGTTTCGCATAGCATTCTTCACAGCGACCGAGATGGACAGAGGAAGGTACTGGAACATCTGCTTGCCAATGGACATCGAAAAATCCTCTACATAGCTGGACCGAAAAAAGTGAGCAACACCATCGATCGGTTGACTGGAGTCGGGGAAGCGTATGCAAACAATGCTCTCGAGGTGGATCCCGATTACATCGTTGAGGCCTCAGGCCACATCGAGGATGGATACTACCTGACCAACCAAGCGCTCAACCGGGGCTTGGGCTTCACTGCCGTAGCCTGTTTCAATGACATGCTCGCCATGGGAGTACTCAAGAGCCTGTATGAGAACAATCTCTCCGTCCCGCATGACATTGAGGTGTTCGGCTACGACAACCTCTATATGAGTCAGTTCATGCAGCCCAGCCTCAGTACGGTCGATGTACCGAAATACCGGCTTGGGTATGTAGCGATGGAGACCCTGCTGTCCCACATCCAGGACCCAGATCTGGAGTATTGCACCAAGGATTTCCCCACGAGATTGGTCTTTCGGGAAACATCTCGTTAGGAATAACCCATTACCTTGTGTTCCAATAAGGAGGTTCACATGAAAAAGCAGATTCTTTTGGTAGCGTTGGCAGCCATCTTGGCATCCGGCATGCTCTTCGCACAAGCCGCCCCGGAAACAAAAGCGGAAGGACCGATCGAGATCACCTTCTGGTCGCTGTTCACCGGCGGAGACGGCGAGTTCTTTGATGCAATGGTCAAAGAGTTCAACGCTTCACAGAGTGAGATCGTCATGAAGAATGACATGGTGAAGTTTGACAACTACTACACCAAGCTCACTACCGCACTCGCTGCAAAGACCGCTCCGGATGTGGTCGTCGTCCATCAGGGAAACCTGTTGAACTACGTTCCCAGCGGTTCTCTTCTGGCACTCGACTCCTATGTTGATGCCACAACCCTTGCTGACTTCCAGCAGGCTCCGCTCGATGCATGCCGCTTCGATGGCAAGCTCTTCTCCCTGCCGTTTGATGTCCATCCGATCGTGATGTACTACAACAAGGACCTGATGGCAAAAGCCGGCATCACCAAGGTGCCCCAGAGTGCCCAGGAGTTCATCGAAGCATCGCAAAAAGTGAAGCAGGCTACCGGCAAGTGGGGCACGGCCATCGACAACACCACCGGTGTGTACAAGGCCTACACCCTGGCCCGCCTCTTCATGTCAATGATCGCACAGCAGGGCGGCTCGCTTCTGAATGCCGATGCCACTGCTCCCGCCTTCAACAATGCTTACGGTGAAGCAGCCCTGAAGTGGTTGCAGGATCTGGTGCATGTCTACAAGGTGAACCCCACCGAACTGGACTACGATGCAGCCATGAACACCTTCAAGCTTGGGGAAGCAGCCTTCTACTTCAACGGAGTCTGGGCAACCGGCACCCTGGAGCAGACAGCTGGATTGAATTTCGGTGCTGCACCGCTTCCGGCCATCATGGGTGGAGAGGCCGCTTGGGCTGGCTCGCACACCTTGGCCATTCCCGTTCAGAAGAACCAGGATCCCAAGCGGGTTGAGGCAGCGATGACCTTCATCAACTGGATGACCTCCCATGGTGAGATGTGGGCGAAAGCCGGACACATCCCCACCCGCAAGAGTGTTGCCCAGAAGAGCGAAATGAAGGCACTTCCCTACCGTGCAGACTATGCAGCGGCAGCAGCCTTCGCCCTTCCGACCCCGCGCACCGCAGCCTGGGAAGAGATCTACGGAACCTTGAGCGACAAGCTTGAGTTCGCAGTGACCAAGAACCAGAATCCGAAGGCAGCTCTTGCCGATATGGAACAAACGGTGAAGAATATCATTGCATCGTACTAAGCGTTTTTCCTTCTCCCCCCTCGTATGAGGGGGGAATCTCTCGATGGAGGGCCCTCCTATGATACCTGGAAACAAGGACACCCGTGACGGAATCATCTTTTCCCTTCCGTTTCTGGTGGTTTACCTCGCCTTCATGATCTATCCACTGCTGTCGGGGCTCTACATCAGCTTCTTCAAGTGGGACATCCTTTCCACAGCCTCTTTCGTCGGGCTGGACAACTATCGCACCCTCTTCTCCGACGAGAAGTTCTACTCCTCACTCTGGCACACCCTGCAGTTTGTGCTCATGACCACCCCGACGCTCTTGGTTGCCGGTTTTCTCATGGCCTTGGCCATCACCGGCAGCTCCCCCTGGAAGGGACTCATGGAGAACGTCTTCTTCTTTCCCTACATCTTTTCCATGACGGTGGTCAGTACCCTGTGGGCGTGGCTGATGCAGAAGGACTGGGGTATCTTCAACCAGGTCCTGATCAACATCGGTCAGAATCCTGTCAGCTGGCTTACCAATGAGAGGCTGGCCATGTGGTCGGTTGCACTCACCACCTTGTGGTGGACGGCAGGCTTCAACATGGTGCTCTTCGGTGCAGGCATCAAGCAAATCCCCAAGGAAATTTATGAATCGGCGGCCATCGACGGAGCCACGTATATCCAGAGTGTCAGGCACATCACCATCCCCTTGGTCAGTTCCACCACCGTTCTCTGCCTGATCCTCCAGATCATCGCTTCCTTCAATGTCTTTGGACAAGTCTATGTCATGACCGGTGGCGGCCCCCATGGCACCACACGCGTATTGGTACAGTACATCTACGAGACTGGTTTCAAGTTCTTCAAGATGGGCTACAGCGCAGCAATGAGCTACATCCTCTTTCTCATCATCCTGGTGGTCAGCATTCTCCAGTACACCCTGCTGGGAAGGAAGGAGAACGCATGAAAAAGCTCACCTTCTCCAAGAAACAGCTGCTCATCCGCTGCATAGAACTGCTGTTCATCCTCATCTGGGTCTTCCCCCTCCTGTGGATGGTGATCACCAGCCTCAAGCTGGAAGAGGAAGTCATCACCAGGACCTTCTCCTTCTGGCCATCCCATCCCACTTTTGCCAACTACATCAAGGCTTTCACCTCGACCTACATCGTCAACTGGATGGGCAACTCCTTCATCGTTTCGCTGATGGCAATGCTGCTCACCCTCATCATCGACGCTCCCATAGCCTATGCCTTTGCAAAGATCCGCTTCAAAGGAAGAAACATCCTCTTCTGGGCGGTGATGGGCGGCATGATGGTTCCTTTCCAAGTCCTCATCGTTCCCCTCTACCTGCAGTTCAATTCATTCGGCCTGATCAACACCCTTGCTGCCGCATACCTGCCAAGAATTGCCCTGCCCATCGGCATCTTCATCCTCAAGCAGTTCTATGAGGGCATCCCCTCCGACCTGGAGGAAGCAGCCTTCATCGATGGGGCTTCCCGCTACAGGATATTTGCGCAGATCATCCTGCCGTTGGGACAGTCGGCGATGGCAACGGTGATCATCCTCTCCTTCATCAATGCATGGAACGACTTCCTCTGGCCCTTGATCGTGATCAACGACACCATCAAGTACACGATTACGGTGGGTATCGCCAACTTCCAGGGCACCCATGGAACCCAATACTCCCTGATCATGGCAGGGGCGGCGGTAGCTTCGATCCCGCAGATCTTTTTCTACATTTTCTTCAGAAAGAAGATCATTGCAGGAATAGCCACCAGTGGAATGAAAGGATAAGGACGTGATACTACAAGAACTCTCCGAGCAGAAGGTTGAGCTTTTCGCAGCCGATTCGCTGTGCATCCTCTCCTACACGCTCACCTACGAGGGAAAGCGACGCACAAGTGCTGCCTTGGCCATCAAAGGCACACAGTTGCGAGCCGAGTTCCCCGGCATCGCTGTCATAGAGGACTCCTTCACCCTTGCCGGTGATTTGATCATCCTGAAGCGGAAGTGGCATATCATGCAATGTGGTTCCTATCGCTTGCAGGCAGCCTTCTCCTATCAGGATGGGGAGAAAGAGAACTCGCTCTTCATCCCAGCAGTCTGGTACCAGGACAACCTCAAGGGCAAAGGCTGCTTTCCCTCTCCCGAACGCAGCACCAGCTGGTCCTTTCTGGAAACCAGGATGGCCATCCCTTGCTGCGCCCAGCTCTCCAACGGACAACAGCTCTTCAGCTGTGCCACCGAGCCGGCGCAGGAAGAGCGCTTCCTTTCCTCGGTTGCTGCCGAACGGCATGGCCTTATCATCTCCATTCCCGGCAGTGAATGGCCCTACAGTTACCGTGGCAAGCAATCATTGGTCGACACGTCCCAAGATAGTCTTCCCACCTTGGAGGTAGGGGCGGAAGGTCTGGTCTATGAACGGACCTTCTATCTTGCAAACCAGAAAACCAGTGACAGCCGGGGAGGGTATTGCTCCTTTGTGGCCGCTCTCCCGGAGCCGGACAGGAAAAAGTCCCCTCGCATGCCGGCATGGCAGGACTGGTTCGAGTACAAGCTTGCCCGTCTGATCAACCTGGTCAAGAAAACAGAGAACAATCTGGCCTACCTGGCAATGGGTGAGGGAAATGATGAGGTGCAGGATGTCTATGCCTTCACCGCAGCCTCCTTTCTGGTCAAGAGCCTCCAAGGCGCATACGAACTGGCAAACCTGAGTTCCTACCAGCCCAAGCTTGCGTGCCTCAAGCAAGCCAGAAAGAACCTCGCTTGTACGTTTGGCCTTCAGGATGATGGGCTGCTGCTTGCACAGGTGGCAAAACGGATTGCAGACTTTTTTCTGCAGGCTGAGATCAGCGAAGGGGTGTTCCAGGACAACTATGACCTGAACAACCATATCTGGGGAGGATACCTGGGTATCGGGGAACATCCCGAATTCCGCTCGATGGTGAACAGCCGCTGCAACGGGGAGGCGATGAAGCACTATGTGCTGCTTGCCAGAACGCTCCACCATCTTGGCTATGAGGAGGGATCGTACCTCTCGCTTGCCCGCAGGGTGGCCCGGTTCTACTGCGAGGCACAGCTCTCCTCGGGCTCTTTCGGTCGCTGGTGGACGGAGAAGGGAAAACCCGGCGACATCCAAGGGACCAACGGGGCGTACGTTGGATCGTTCTTCTGTGCCCTCATCCCGTACCTCAACGATGAGGATCCGCTGAGAAATGATTTGCTCAGTGCAGTGCACCAGGCATACAGCTTTTACAGCGAACTTGCCTACGAGGGCTTGTTCTATGGGGATACGCTTGATGCGGACTCCTGTGACAAGGAAGCCGGGGTCGCCTTGCTCTCCTTCTTCCTCGATCTCTACACTTTGGAGAAGGACAAGCGCCAGCTTGAGAGCGCTCGCTTGTGTGCACAGTTCATCGTGCAATGGATCTGGCAGAGAGACTCCTACCTGCCGCCGGAAAGTCCGCTTGCACAGCAACAGTTCTGCACCCGCGGCATGACCAGCGTATCGGTTGCCCACCATCATCTCGATTTCTATGGGATGGCGATTGCCTACGAGTTCCTCCGCTATGCATCCTTTTCCGGCGACTCCTTCTTCAGGCAACAGGCACACCTGATGATCCAAGCGTGCAGGCAGCTGGTTGCAACCGAAGAGAATCTGTTGGGAAGGGATGCTTCCTTCATAGGGTGGCAGCCTGAGCAGCTGAACCATACTGCGTGGGAGTATTTTGATCGTCCTGAGTTGATGCATGGGCACTATGCCATTGATATCGCCTGGGTGACGGTGCTGACCTTGGGCTCCTATGAGCAGATCAGGACTGATTTTCCCGAGGCCTTGGAGGAGTAAGGAATGCAACGAATCAGTGTGGTGAGTCTGAATCTTTGGAATACCGAGTACTGGGAAGAGCGCAAGGACTGTGTGGCATCATTTGTACAGACCTATGCTGCCGATGTCTACTGCTTCCAGGAAGTACGGCCACAGACCCTGGCATTCCTGGATGACGCCTTGCACGGATATGTACGTATCGAAGGGGAGGAAGAGGGATGGCGGTGTGAAAACAGCATCTATCTCAAGAAAGAAACCTTCGAGGTGGACTCATTCGGAAGAGTCGACCTTAAGATGCCGGAAATACATCGTGGACTGTTCTGGACCAAGGTGCGTACCACAGAAGGAACACCGTTTCTCATCGGCACGATGCATCTGACCCATCAGCTCAATGCAGATGAGCTGCGGACCGGAATCGGCTACCGTCATGCAGAAGCTCACCTTGCTGCAAAAGCGCTGAATGAGCTGGCAGCGGACGATGCTGCGCTCATCTGCGGGGATTTCAATGACCCGGTGCATCCAAGCTGGATCTTCCACGAGCAAGCAGGATTCTCTGATGTGTTCACCTTGCTCGGTTTGGCAGCTCCTGTCACCTTCCCCTGCCCCTATCTCAGCAGCGAACGCTTCCTGGTGGAGGCAATCGACAAGATCATGATCAAAGGACCTATTCGGCCGGTTCTGGCAACCAGTCCTCAATTCATGACGGTAGGGGGTGCCCTATCCGACCATTGGCCGGTAGCGGCCGTCCTCGATCTCTAGAACAGGGAGCTGATCATAGGAAAAAGTGCATGGGCGAGGGCCAGATGGCCCTCCCTATCCATGTGCAACTGATCGATTTCTGATGGCTGTGCAACCTGGGAAGCATCAAGAAACAACACATCCTGCTCTTTTGCCATCTGCCTGATCGCGGGGGCAAGCGTTCTGCTCAACGTGGATGAGGATGCATCATAGCTGACAAACGGAGCCTTCTCTATCTCCAGGCCGATGTGGATCGGAGAGACAACGAGCACCTTGGGGATGGGGTACCCTTCCCCATAGGGGTAGGTCCGAATCAGGGCAATCAATTGCTCCAAAGCCTTGGCGATGATTCGCTCACTGGCTTTGAAGAAAACCTTGCAGTCGTTGGTTCCCAGACTGACGATGACCAGATCGATGGGCCGGTGGCTCTGCAGGGCTACCGGGAGGAACTGCTTTCCGCACCGGTTGGGTTCAAGGGGGTCGTCAAAGACGGTGGTACGCCCACCCATTCCTTCCTCGATGATGTGGTAGGAAGGGCCGAGCAGACCAGAGAGAATGCCGGTCCAACGATCCTCATAGGACCATCTCCCACCGCTTGGGTTGGTGCCGAACGTATTGGAATCACCGAAACAGAGTATCGTATGCATAGGATGAGTGTAACAAGAGATTCCCCTAAATAAAAGGCCAGTGATCGGGAGAATCACTGGCCCAAGGGATTTAATCGAACGATTTATTCGTTTGTATAGTTATACATCTGGACTCCTTGAATTTCACAGAACTTTTCCAATTCATCGATATAATCACCATACACATAATGCATATGATTTGAACCTATCGATTGAACAAACGAATCAAAGTCAATATCTGCCTTGATAAAGGCATGAGGGTAGATATAATTTGCAACCAATGACTCTCTTGACCTATGCATCACTTCACCCTTGAAGGCTCCCATACAATAATTCCCATCTTTCCGGAACAATCTGGCAGCTGTAATGATTCCTGGTTGTGCCATAAACTGAGTGGTACCACCACCAGCTTCTCCAAACACATGAGGCATCATCTTTGCACTAGTCATCGCTTCATCAACATTATTCAATGCTGCATACGCAAAGGCCATTCCTCCACAGTTTGCAAAAGTAAATTCCTTCTTGGCTACATCATAGCTTCTGATATCTACCAAACAAGAAGGTTGTTCCTTGTCACACTGATGCAACAAATGCATTGTCAGTGCACCATCACAATCTCCTTCGCAAGCACAGGGAATCACAGGTTTATTTCCTTCTGCATCAAATGGATTATTCAACAGAGCAATGGCTAAGCACTGAACGGCATAATGATCACTGAGTTCACGCTGACATTTCAACGCAATGAAGTCAAACCCTCCATCTGAAACCATATCCTTTAGTGCAAGATAACTCCGAATTTGACGATTCAAACTTTCCTTGGTAAATAGTTTCCCAAATTCTATTGCACCTAACTTTGTCTCCAACCAACTCTGATGCAGTAAAACTCGTTTATCGTCAATTGC includes:
- a CDS encoding alpha/beta hydrolase, which produces MKRLVTLINKIAITDPEGLTPKRIEELNDISIPNNLLIRKLLGKSARNIVTKTFIIPVTDGMVSGYYFEKQGSRGISDLTPLIIFYHGGGWVWGNMDLYNFLCAHLADITGASVLSVDYRLAPKYKFPTAVEDCYDTLVWAAAGCRYWKTDPDRIYLVGDSAGGNLAAVVSRLARDRKGPSIAGQVLLYPVTDGRMRTTSYEKYKDSPTLTDKQMAFFINNYQREPKDILSPSFSPLLGKDHSRLPQTLIIGAEFDPLHDDGMLYADALASADTPVKYLEVKKTVHGFINYPKATGTEETESAIIQFIGGRPVEQVALISRKEWKKAEQRELRNIRKQSKHFVDAQLG
- a CDS encoding LacI family DNA-binding transcriptional regulator, with protein sequence MSILLKDIAQVTGFSINTVSRAMRSDPKISTETTRLIKEKAHEMGYIPNSVAASMRSNHSKMVGIISADSANPFFSEVVRGIEEAATKADYHILLASTEESVKKEADLVKMFLCRKVDGIIAMPVFDNSSAHLDLYRNLKVPFIFPGRRLEGLVSHSILHSDRDGQRKVLEHLLANGHRKILYIAGPKKVSNTIDRLTGVGEAYANNALEVDPDYIVEASGHIEDGYYLTNQALNRGLGFTAVACFNDMLAMGVLKSLYENNLSVPHDIEVFGYDNLYMSQFMQPSLSTVDVPKYRLGYVAMETLLSHIQDPDLEYCTKDFPTRLVFRETSR
- a CDS encoding ABC transporter substrate-binding protein produces the protein MKKQILLVALAAILASGMLFAQAAPETKAEGPIEITFWSLFTGGDGEFFDAMVKEFNASQSEIVMKNDMVKFDNYYTKLTTALAAKTAPDVVVVHQGNLLNYVPSGSLLALDSYVDATTLADFQQAPLDACRFDGKLFSLPFDVHPIVMYYNKDLMAKAGITKVPQSAQEFIEASQKVKQATGKWGTAIDNTTGVYKAYTLARLFMSMIAQQGGSLLNADATAPAFNNAYGEAALKWLQDLVHVYKVNPTELDYDAAMNTFKLGEAAFYFNGVWATGTLEQTAGLNFGAAPLPAIMGGEAAWAGSHTLAIPVQKNQDPKRVEAAMTFINWMTSHGEMWAKAGHIPTRKSVAQKSEMKALPYRADYAAAAAFALPTPRTAAWEEIYGTLSDKLEFAVTKNQNPKAALADMEQTVKNIIASY
- a CDS encoding sugar ABC transporter permease, which encodes MIPGNKDTRDGIIFSLPFLVVYLAFMIYPLLSGLYISFFKWDILSTASFVGLDNYRTLFSDEKFYSSLWHTLQFVLMTTPTLLVAGFLMALAITGSSPWKGLMENVFFFPYIFSMTVVSTLWAWLMQKDWGIFNQVLINIGQNPVSWLTNERLAMWSVALTTLWWTAGFNMVLFGAGIKQIPKEIYESAAIDGATYIQSVRHITIPLVSSTTVLCLILQIIASFNVFGQVYVMTGGGPHGTTRVLVQYIYETGFKFFKMGYSAAMSYILFLIILVVSILQYTLLGRKENA
- a CDS encoding carbohydrate ABC transporter permease, with the protein product MKKLTFSKKQLLIRCIELLFILIWVFPLLWMVITSLKLEEEVITRTFSFWPSHPTFANYIKAFTSTYIVNWMGNSFIVSLMAMLLTLIIDAPIAYAFAKIRFKGRNILFWAVMGGMMVPFQVLIVPLYLQFNSFGLINTLAAAYLPRIALPIGIFILKQFYEGIPSDLEEAAFIDGASRYRIFAQIILPLGQSAMATVIILSFINAWNDFLWPLIVINDTIKYTITVGIANFQGTHGTQYSLIMAGAAVASIPQIFFYIFFRKKIIAGIATSGMKG
- a CDS encoding endonuclease/exonuclease/phosphatase family protein; protein product: MQRISVVSLNLWNTEYWEERKDCVASFVQTYAADVYCFQEVRPQTLAFLDDALHGYVRIEGEEEGWRCENSIYLKKETFEVDSFGRVDLKMPEIHRGLFWTKVRTTEGTPFLIGTMHLTHQLNADELRTGIGYRHAEAHLAAKALNELAADDAALICGDFNDPVHPSWIFHEQAGFSDVFTLLGLAAPVTFPCPYLSSERFLVEAIDKIMIKGPIRPVLATSPQFMTVGGALSDHWPVAAVLDL
- a CDS encoding SGNH/GDSL hydrolase family protein, producing MHTILCFGDSNTFGTNPSGGRWSYEDRWTGILSGLLGPSYHIIEEGMGGRTTVFDDPLEPNRCGKQFLPVALQSHRPIDLVIVSLGTNDCKVFFKASERIIAKALEQLIALIRTYPYGEGYPIPKVLVVSPIHIGLEIEKAPFVSYDASSSTLSRTLAPAIRQMAKEQDVLFLDASQVAQPSEIDQLHMDREGHLALAHALFPMISSLF